One region of Miscanthus floridulus cultivar M001 chromosome 19, ASM1932011v1, whole genome shotgun sequence genomic DNA includes:
- the LOC136527615 gene encoding RING-H2 finger protein ATL74-like → MSNCSNITAAAAPEAPRAPPSPLDYDVVVILAAMLCALVCALGLNSMLQCVVRCTRRAVSDPVGWVAHRRANAGLKREEVVALPVATFVASAGRSPAQQQQHASAGCAICLSDFADGERIRVLPVCGHRFHVVCIDRWLVSYCSCPTCRRRLSSDSAVCGHDRLQVLTAV, encoded by the coding sequence ATGTCCAACTGCAGCAACATCACGGCCGCGGCCGCGCCCGAGGCGCCGCGCGCGCCGCCATCGCCGCTGGACTACGACGTGGTGGTGATCCTGGCGGCGATGCTGTGCGCGCTGGTGTGCGCGCTGGGGTTAAACTCGATGCTGCAGTGCGTGGTGCGGTGCACCCGCCGCGCCGTGTCCGACCCCGTCGGGTGGGTCGCGCACCGCCGCGCCAACGCCGGACTCAAGCGCGAGGAGGTCGTCGCGCTGCCCGTGGCCACCTTCGTCGCCTCGGCGGGGCGCTCTccggcgcagcagcagcagcacgcttCCGCGGGATGCGCCATCTGCCTGTCGGACTTCGCGGACGGCGAGAGGATCCGGGTGCTCCCTGTGTGCGGCCACCGGTTCCACGTCGTTTGCATCGACAGGTGGCTCGTCTCGTACTGCTCCTGCCCgacgtgccgccgccgcctctcctcCGACTCCGCCGTCTGTGGCCACGACCGCCTGCAGGTTCTCACGGCTGTGTGA